The following proteins come from a genomic window of Triticum aestivum cultivar Chinese Spring chromosome 6A, IWGSC CS RefSeq v2.1, whole genome shotgun sequence:
- the LOC123131987 gene encoding L-lactate dehydrogenase A has translation MHKASSLSELGFDSGGASSGFFRPVADGCPPATPTSSAAPHRRLTKVSVIGAGNVGMAIAQTILTQNLADEIALVDALPDKLRGEALDLQHAAAFLPRVRIVSGTDAAVTRNSDLVIVTAGARQIPGETRLNLLQRNVALYRKIVPPVAEHSPEALLLVVSNPVDVLTYVAWRLSGFPASRVIGSGTNLDSSRFRFLIAEHLDVNAQDVQAYMVGEHGDSSVAIWSSISVGGMPAFKSLRDSHRNFDEAALEGIRRAVVGGAYEVIGLKGYTSWAIGYSVASLAASLLRDQRRVHPVSVLASGFHGISDGHEVFLSLPARLGRGGILGVAEMDLTEAEAAQLRRSAKTLWENCQLLDL, from the exons ATGCACAAGGCGTCGTCGCTGTCGGAGCTGGGCTTCGACTCCGGCGGCGCGTCGTCGGGCTTCTTCCGGCCCGTGGCCGACGGCTGCCCGCCGGCCACCccgacctcctccgccgccccgcaccgccgccTCACCAAGGTCTCCGTCATCGGCGCCGGCAACGTGGGCATGGCCATCGCGCAGACCATCCTCACCCAGAACCTGGCCGACGAGATCGCGCTCGTCGACGCGCTCCCGGACAAGCTCCGCGGCGAGGCGCTCGACCTGCAgcacgccgccgccttcctcccgcgcGTCCGCATCGTCTCCGGCACCGACGCCGCCGTCACCAGGAACTCCGACCTCGTCATCGTCACGGCGGGGGCCAGGCAGATCCCCGGCGAGACCAGGCTCAACCTGCTGCAGCGGAACGTCGCCCTCTACCGCAAGATCGTGCCGCCCGTCGCCGAGCACTCCCCCGAGGCGCTGCTGCTCGTCGTCTCCAACCCCGTCGACGTGCTCACCTACGTCGCATGGAGGCTCTCCGGCTTCCCCGCCAGCCGCGTCATCGGCTCCGGCACCAACCTCGACTCCTCCCGCTTCAGGTTCCTCATCGCCGAGCACCTCGATGTCAACGCGCAGGACGTGCAG GCATACATGGTGGGTGAGCACGGCGACAGCTCGGTGGCGATCTGGTCGAGCATCAGCGTGGGCGGGATGCCGGCGTTCAAGTCGCTGCGCGACAGCCACCGGAACTTCGACGAGGCGGCGCTGGAGGGGATCCGGCGCGCCGTGGTGGGCGGCGCCTACGAGGTGATCGGCCTCAAGGGGTACACCTCTTGGGCCATTGGCTACTCTGTCGCCAGCCTCGCTGCTTccctcctccgcgaccagcgccgcGTGCACCCTGTCTCTGTCCTTGCCTCGGGCTTCCATGGCATCTCAGACGGCCACGAGGTGTTCCTCAGCCTGCCCGCCCGCCTTGGCCGCGGCGGCATCCTCGGCGTCGCCGAGATGGACCTCAccgaggccgaggccgcgcagCTCCGCCGCTCCGCCAAGACGCTCTGGGAGAACTGCCAGCTCCTCGACCTCTGA
- the LOC123131990 gene encoding cell division cycle 20.2, cofactor of APC complex — protein MTLTDMTSPERSSGGCASSWPPLQEAGSSPYMSSLCSPSGIPAVKRYGDRFIPNRSAMDMDMTHYLLTEPRKDKENAATPSPAREAYRRLLPKKLFNNHTRILAFQNRLPEPANNFLAELRADAASIQDKPAKQRRYIPQSPERMLDAPGLVDDYCLNLLDWGSANVLSIALGNTVYLWDASSGSTSELVTVDEDDGPVTSVSWAPDGRHIAIGLDSSAVQLWDSTSNRLRRMLQGVHESRVGSLAWNNNILTAGDMDGKIVNNDMRIRNHAVQTYHGHHQEVCGLTWSGSGKRLASGGNDSLLHIWDVSMASSAQSTGRTQWLHRLDDNLAAVKGLAWCPFQSNLLASGGGVGDRCIKFWNTHIGACLNSVDTGSQVCALL, from the exons ATGACTCTGACCGACATGACATCACCAGAGAGGAGCAGCGGGGGATGTGCGTCATCGTGGCCGCCGCTCCAGGAGGCCGGCTCCAGCCCCTACATGTCGTCGCTCTGCTCGCCGTCCGGCATCCCCGCCGTCAAGCGATAT GGCGACAGGTTCATCCCCAACAGGTCCGCGATGGACATGGACATGACGCACTACCTTCTGACGGAGccgaggaaggacaaggagaacgcGGCGACACCGTCGCCGGCCAGGGAGGCGTACCGGAGGTTGCTACCTAAGAAGCTGTTTAACAACCACACCAGGATCCTCGCTTTCCAGAACAGGCTGCCTGAGCCTGCCAACAACTTCCTCGCAGAGCTGCGTGCCGATGCGGCTTCCATCCAGGACAAACCGGCGAAGCAGCGTCGATACATCCCTCAG TCCCCAGAGAGGATGCTGGATGCGCCAGGCCTCGTTGATGATTACTGCCTTAACCTGCTGGACTGGGGGAGCGCCAATGTGCTGTCGATTGCACTGGGCAACACGGTATACCTTTGGGACGCCTCAAGTGGCTCGACGTCTGAGCTCGTTACCGTTGATGAGGACGATGGCCCTGTCACTAGTGTTAGCTGGGCTCCTGATGGCCGCCACATTGCTATTGGCCTCGACTCCTCAGCTGTCCAGCTCTGGGATTCCACCTCTAACCGACTG CGGAGAATGCTGCAAGGTGTGCATGAGTCGAGAGTTGGTTCACTGGCATGGAACAACAACATCCTGACCGCTGGTGATATGGACGGCAAGATTGTGAACAATGATATGAGGATTAGGAACCATGCCGTGCAGACATACCATGGGCACCACCAGGAGGTGTGTGGACTTACGTGGTCAGGATCAGGGAAGAGGTTGGCCAGTGGTGGGAACGACAGCCTCCTCCACATATGGGATGTGTCTATGGCATCGTCTGCACAATCTACAGGTCGCACCCAATGGTTACACAGGCTTGACGACAACTTGGCTGCCGTGAAGGGGCTTGCATGGTGCCCATTTCAGAGCAACCTGCTGGCATCCGGCGGTGGCGTAGGTGACAGATGCATCAAGTTTTGGAACACACACATTGGCGCATGCCTTAACTCTGTTGACACTGGGTCACAAGTGTGTGCACTGCTCTAG
- the LOC123131989 gene encoding putative F-box/FBD/LRR-repeat protein At4g03220 isoform X1, with protein sequence MGAGHSVGRRDSDAGAGGEDRLSALPDDVLVSILVKLRDAAAAARASVLARRWRCLWPLLPELAFADGIQHHRIVPALAAHEALDLRDIQVATREASVEYLAVWLPIAARRLSGSMHLRVVWHEGEAEVRAALEPEQRGAILLPCFRRATSVVLEFSFLRLVLPPSGVFARLQILMLVGILVYGQCSLGDAVSSPRCPCLKVLFVQSARGLGSFRIHSRSLLQLQLSDLRDMQQLTVVAPLLQFLRVRWCFTNVAYALNPSQPVARISAPLLEKLEWMCDFVPSSVQLGEMPPHLRRLVAGIIMVYGSDCIAPHNRCCIGILQRFERLAALRLCLAYPPVIGNHKYLTEDMTRLPDVDYLTLDIFSCGHSFGPSSFHLLRMCSRLTILKIRFSCQLPAQTGCFSGCICDQPPNWKTEELGLIWLEEVQILSFAGTEHEVAFLKRLFSWATSLKRMMVTFHDSITESKGRELQQLLLSFSRPEICICILPCSAPS encoded by the exons ATGGGGGCGGGTCACAGCGTCGGGCGTCGGGATTCCgacgccggagcaggcggcgaggaCCGCCTCAGCGCGCTTCCAGACGACGTGCTCGTCAGCATCCTCGTCAAGCTCCGCgacgccgcggccgccgcccgggCCAGCGTCCTCGCCCGCCGGTGGCGCTGCCTCTGGCCCCTCCTCCCGGAGCTCGCCTTCGCCGACGGCATCCAGCACCACCGCATAGTccccgccctcgccgcccacgAAGCGCTGGACCTCCGCGACATCCAGGTTGCCACCCGAGAGGCCTCCGTCGAGTACCTGGCGGTCTGGCTCCCCATCGCCGCGCGCCGCCTCTCCGGCTCCATGCACCTCCGGGTGGTGTGGCACGAGGGCGAGGCCGAGGTCCGGGCGGCGCTGGAGCCCGAACAGAGAGGGGCCATCCTGCTCCCTTGCTTCCGGCGAGCCACCTCCGTCGTACTCGAGTTCTCGTTTCTCCGCCTCGTCCTGCCGCCATCCGGGGTGTTCGCCCGGCTCCAAATCCTCATGCTGGTCGGCATCCTCGTGTACGGGCAGTGCAGCCTCGGCGACGCTGTCTCTTCCCCGCGCTGCCCATGCTTGAAGGTTCTCTTCGTCCAGAGCGCCCGCGGTCTGGGCAGCTTCAGGATCCACTCCAGGTCCCTCCTGCAGCTGCAGCTGTCGGATCTGCGCGACATGCAGCAGCTCACCGTCGTCGCGCCGTTGCTCCAGTTCTTGAGAGTGAGATGGTGCTTTACCAATGTAGCATATGCACTGAATCCAAGTCAACCAGTAGCCAGGATCTCAGCCCCTCTCCTGGAGAAGCTCGAATGGATGTGTGATTTCGTTCCTAGCTCTGTCCAGCTTGGTGAGATGCCACCACATCTCCGACGCCTTGTCGCTGGAATCATCATGGTATATGGATCAGATTGCATTGCTCCACACAACCGTTGTTGCATTGGCATTCTGCAGCGCTTTGAGCGTCTCGCTGCTCTCCGCCTCTGCCTTGCCTATCCGCCG GTCATAGGTAACCACAAATACTTGACGGAAGACATGACAAGGCTCCCCGACGTTGACTACTTGACCCTAGATATATTTTCATGTGGACATTCCTTTGGACCCAGCTCATTCCATCTTCTCAG GATGTGCTCTCGTTTGACAATACTCAAGATCAGATTTTCTTGCCAACTGCCG GCACAAACCGGTTGCTTCTCAGGTTGCATATGCGATCAGCCACCAAACTGGAAAACCGAAGAACTCGGGCTGATCTGGCTCGAAGAAGTACAGATCTTGAGCTTTGCAGGAACTGAACATGAAGTCGCTTTTCTGAAACGGCTATTCAGCTGGGCAACATCGCTGAAAAGGATGATGGTAACATTCCACGACTCCATCACTGAGAGCAAGGGAAGAGAGCTACAGCAGCTGTTACTAAGCTTCTCCAGACCAGAAATATGTATATGCATATTACCATGTAGTGCTCCATCTTGA
- the LOC123131989 gene encoding putative F-box/FBD/LRR-repeat protein At4g03220 isoform X2: protein MGAGHSVGRRDSDAGAGGEDRLSALPDDVLVSILVKLRDAAAAARASVLARRWRCLWPLLPELAFADGIQHHRIVPALAAHEALDLRDIQVATREASVEYLAVWLPIAARRLSGSMHLRVVWHEGEAEVRAALEPEQRGAILLPCFRRATSVVLEFSFLRLVLPPSGVFARLQILMLVGILVYGQCSLGDAVSSPRCPCLKVLFVQSARGLGSFRIHSRSLLQLQLSDLRDMQQLTVVAPLLQFLRVRWCFTNVAYALNPSQPVARISAPLLEKLEWMCDFVPSSVQLGEMPPHLRRLVAGIIMVYGSDCIAPHNRCCIGILQRFERLAALRLCLAYPPVIGNHKYLTEDMTRLPDVDYLTLDIFSCGHSFGPSSFHLLRMCSRLTILKIRFSCQLPNLAVLFWFRNVQYFFGRQLRNRFHLK from the exons ATGGGGGCGGGTCACAGCGTCGGGCGTCGGGATTCCgacgccggagcaggcggcgaggaCCGCCTCAGCGCGCTTCCAGACGACGTGCTCGTCAGCATCCTCGTCAAGCTCCGCgacgccgcggccgccgcccgggCCAGCGTCCTCGCCCGCCGGTGGCGCTGCCTCTGGCCCCTCCTCCCGGAGCTCGCCTTCGCCGACGGCATCCAGCACCACCGCATAGTccccgccctcgccgcccacgAAGCGCTGGACCTCCGCGACATCCAGGTTGCCACCCGAGAGGCCTCCGTCGAGTACCTGGCGGTCTGGCTCCCCATCGCCGCGCGCCGCCTCTCCGGCTCCATGCACCTCCGGGTGGTGTGGCACGAGGGCGAGGCCGAGGTCCGGGCGGCGCTGGAGCCCGAACAGAGAGGGGCCATCCTGCTCCCTTGCTTCCGGCGAGCCACCTCCGTCGTACTCGAGTTCTCGTTTCTCCGCCTCGTCCTGCCGCCATCCGGGGTGTTCGCCCGGCTCCAAATCCTCATGCTGGTCGGCATCCTCGTGTACGGGCAGTGCAGCCTCGGCGACGCTGTCTCTTCCCCGCGCTGCCCATGCTTGAAGGTTCTCTTCGTCCAGAGCGCCCGCGGTCTGGGCAGCTTCAGGATCCACTCCAGGTCCCTCCTGCAGCTGCAGCTGTCGGATCTGCGCGACATGCAGCAGCTCACCGTCGTCGCGCCGTTGCTCCAGTTCTTGAGAGTGAGATGGTGCTTTACCAATGTAGCATATGCACTGAATCCAAGTCAACCAGTAGCCAGGATCTCAGCCCCTCTCCTGGAGAAGCTCGAATGGATGTGTGATTTCGTTCCTAGCTCTGTCCAGCTTGGTGAGATGCCACCACATCTCCGACGCCTTGTCGCTGGAATCATCATGGTATATGGATCAGATTGCATTGCTCCACACAACCGTTGTTGCATTGGCATTCTGCAGCGCTTTGAGCGTCTCGCTGCTCTCCGCCTCTGCCTTGCCTATCCGCCG GTCATAGGTAACCACAAATACTTGACGGAAGACATGACAAGGCTCCCCGACGTTGACTACTTGACCCTAGATATATTTTCATGTGGACATTCCTTTGGACCCAGCTCATTCCATCTTCTCAG GATGTGCTCTCGTTTGACAATACTCAAGATCAGATTTTCTTGCCAACTGCCG AATTTGGCAGTACTATTTTGGTTCAGAAATGTGCAATACTTCTTTGGTCGGCAACTTCGTAATAGGTTTCACCTCAAATGA
- the LOC123129433 gene encoding translation initiation factor IF-2 — protein MGAGASLHGGHGSMSGDHSRKCRAACARRHRREPSSFARRCGGRSSSGSTLGEPRLQAGLRREELRRRPRARALRPTASCPAAPTPLSTLQRGCSPPRAPAGRPRATAPARRLAAPAAAAPRIVSPPAPLPRLPCTRASHPRPWPLRSRAPASPRTALLCPLLASTPAAPRSASSPRPCATRGGAPRARGGALLQQLCLTASSPSGPPRRGRCLLPAAALASAPAPPAPPAYLLPSAGAGGQAAGALRREHRGVHELGGRDDHPGALRGVLGAEFKDSREGPWSEAAVFERCCLEMEVAHGFYDELPRQAPVPANSTALWTKRTFKHGRRC, from the exons ATGGGAGCAGGTGCTTCTTTGCACGGAGGTCACGGAAGTATGTCCGGGGATCACTCCCGAAAGTGCCGCGCGGCAtgcgcgcgccgccaccgccgggagCCATCATCGTTCGCCCGCCGCTGCGGCGgccgcagcagcagcggcagcacacTAGGCGAGCCA CGTCTCCAAGCGGGTCTCCGGCGGGAAGAGCTCCGTCGTCGTCCGCGCGCGCGTGCATTGCGCCCGACCGCCTCCTGCCCTGCTGCTCCAACCCCGCTCAGCACCCTGCAGCGCGGCTGCTCCCCTCCCCGCGCGCCCGCAGGACGGCCCCGCGCCACCGCACCTGCCCGTCGGTTGGCCGCGCCGGCTGCTGCCGCGCCTCGCATTGTCTCGCCACCTGCTCCCCTGCCTCGCCTCCCCTGCACACGCGCCTCACACCCGAGGCCATGGCCACTCCGCTCCCGGGCGCCCGCTTCGCCGCGTACCGCGCTGCTCTGCCCGCTACTAGCAAGCACACCGGCGGCCCCTCGCTCCGCCTCGTCTCCTCGCCCGTGCGCCACCAGGGGTGGAGCCCCTCGCGCCCGGGGCGGCGCCCTGCTGCAGCAGCTTTGCCTGACGGCTTCCTCCCCCAGCGGGCCACCGCGCCGTGGCCGCTGCCTCCTCCCCGCCGCAGCGCTCGCGTCCGCGCCCGCCCCGCCAGCGCCTCCTGCCTACCTCTTGCCGAGCGCTGGAGCGGGCGGccaggctgctggcgctctacggCGCGAGCATCGTGGAGTACACGAGCTAGGCGGACGCGACGACCATCCCGGGGCACTACGTGGTGTACTGGGAGCTGAGTTCAAGGACAGCCGCGAGGGGCCGTGGTCGGAGGCGGCGGTGTTCGAGCGGTGTTGCCTGGAGATGGAGGTGGCGCACGGCTTCTACGATGAGCTGCCCCGTCAGGCTCCGGTGCCGGCCAATTCGACGGCACTCTGGACGAAGAGAACCTTCAAGCATGGGCGTCGCTGTTAA